In Myxococcales bacterium, the genomic window AGCGGCGTCGAGGTCAGAAAACCCGAAAAAATCCCGATGCGCAGGTAGGTCATGAAGCCCTCGGGCGGCGAGGTGAAAATCAGCTTCTGGTCGTGGCCGATCCGATCGTACACCTCCATCAGCGGCAAGGTCAGAATACGAAAAATGTCGCCGGCGAAATAAATCGTCAGCGCGCTACAGATGCCGATGGAGATGATCGAATAAAGCAGCGCTTTGCGCAGATCGTGCAGGTGATCGAGGATGCCCATCGTGCCTTCGGCCGGCCGCGGGCTTTCCGTCTGGGGCGCGTCGATCCGCTCGGTCACGAATCCGTCTCCCGACCCACTTCCGGGGCATCCGGCGGGCGGACCTCGTTACCGGTGGTCGTCAGATCGGCGGCCGGGAGGCTGTTGGTCGCTTCCGACTCCAACACGGCGGCATCCGAAACCGGCGGCGCGGACGCCGAGTCGACCGCGGTGGTTTCCGGCGGGGCCGGCTGGTTGTCGGCGGCGGGCGGGCGGGTGGCGCCTTTGGGCAACGGGTTGAGCTTCTTGCCGCCCTTTTCCATTTCCTCCAGCTCGATCTTGCGAACTTCGAGGTCGATTTCCCGTTGAATAATCGCTAGATGGTGACGAATCCAGGCGTAGCCGCGGCCCATTTCGCGCGCCACCTTGGGAAGGTTTTTCGGGCCCACCACGATCAAGGCGAGGATCAGGACGATGACGACTTCGCCGAAACTCATACCGAACATTGCCGTGTCTATCCCGCTGGTTCGAGTAATGACCGATCGGGAAGGTAGCCTCAACCCGGGAGTCTGTCAATCATTGAACGGCGGCCCCGTTGGGCACCGGCGGCGTCAGAACCGGCACTTGGGTGCAACGAACCTGATTGCCGCCGTCGATTCGCGCCTCGGCGATGGCGTCCGCCGCCAGGTGGATCAATTCGTCGTGGCTGCGTAGCGGATAAAAGCGATGGTGATAGGCGGCAAGGCCCAGCGACAACAGAATACGGAAGGGATAATCGCCGGCGCGGAACTCGCGATTTTCCAGCAGTCGCCGCAGTCGATCGGCCAATTCCCTGGCGCCGTCCAGCGGGGTATGCGGCAGCAACAGGAAAAGCGTCTCGTCGTCGAAGTGTCCTAGAACATCGAACAGGCGTTTGCGCGTTTCGAGCACGCGGGCCACGCCGCGAAAGATCAGGCTGGCCGCGTCCGCCCCCTGCAACTCCCGAAACGGCTGCAATCCGTCGATGCTGATCAGCAAAAAGCTCAACTCGCCCAGATGCCGCTTGGCGCGCTCCCACTCGGTCCGCAAGAGGCGATCGAGCTGGTTGCGCTTGTAAAGGCCGGTGGTGGGATCGACGACGGATTTTTCCCGCATCCACTGATTGACGGTTTCCAGGTTCTCGTTGCGGTTGCGCAGTTCTTCGATCGTTTTGGCTAGGCTGAAGGATCGTTTGTGCAATTCGAGCGTCAGATCCTTGCGCCGCGGGTCGCTGTCGCCGACCGCCTCGCCGAAAACCAACACGCCATCCGGCGCGCGATAAAGCGACATCAGCACCGAGACCTCCCGATCGTTCGAGGAACGCATCCGGACGATCTCGCCTTCGATTTGCGACGCCGCAGTCACGCGGTCGACCATCTCGTCGTCATCGGCGATCACCAATTCGTAGAGACTTTTTCCGACCAGTTCCTCGGGGGGTACGCCGAGGGTGTTGAGCGTGCCGGGATTGGCCTCGACAATCCGCAATTTATTGTTCAGCCGGAGCGCCAGCAGGCGGGAATGCTGAAAAAGATAATTGCGCGCCAGTTGGTCGAGGTTCATTAAAACCTTTTCCCCCTTGTGGGGTTGATATCGGATTTTTTCAAGATTTCTTGAACGAAAAAACGGACGCGGATCCGGGGGATTGCTGTTGAATAAAAAGGATCGTTATTTCAATGCGTTATCCGAACCGGAAAATCTTGCCGCCTCCTAGGAGTTGGTGACCTTTTTCGGCCCGACGGTCTTGTTGACCTCGCCGGCGGGCTGCGCTTCCGCCTCGACGGCGGCCAGCGTTTCCTCGCCCGGGCCGATCGACTTTTCCTGGATCGGTTGCGGGGAGGTCAACCCCAATTCCAGTTCGAATTGCTTGAGCAGTTCGTTGGCCTGGATTTTTTGCGCTTCCTTTTCGATCTCGATTCCCTTGATGTCGATGTTGTCCAGGGCCATTTCCATCCGCGCCTGATTGAGCGCGGCCTGCTGATTAATGCGTTCGATCATCTCGTCGTGGGTCTGGTCGATGCCGCCGAC contains:
- a CDS encoding GGDEF domain-containing protein — protein: MNLDQLARNYLFQHSRLLALRLNNKLRIVEANPGTLNTLGVPPEELVGKSLYELVIADDDEMVDRVTAASQIEGEIVRMRSSNDREVSVLMSLYRAPDGVLVFGEAVGDSDPRRKDLTLELHKRSFSLAKTIEELRNRNENLETVNQWMREKSVVDPTTGLYKRNQLDRLLRTEWERAKRHLGELSFLLISIDGLQPFRELQGADAASLIFRGVARVLETRKRLFDVLGHFDDETLFLLLPHTPLDGARELADRLRRLLENREFRAGDYPFRILLSLGLAAYHHRFYPLRSHDELIHLAADAIAEARIDGGNQVRCTQVPVLTPPVPNGAAVQ